The following are encoded in a window of Polynucleobacter sp. AP-Kolm-20A-A1 genomic DNA:
- the rplA gene encoding 50S ribosomal protein L1 has translation MTKLSKRVKAIQSKVDRNKFYSLDDALNLVKECATAKFDESIDVAVQLGIDAKKSDQVVRGAVVLPAGTGKHVRVAVFAQGEKAEQAKAAGAEIVGMEDLAEQIKGGKIDFDILIASPDTMKIVGTLGQVLGPRGLMPNPKVGTVTPDVATAVKNAKAGQVQFRVDKAGIVHASIGRRSFEPTALKSNLLALLEALNKAKPPASKGIYLKKVAVSSTMGAGVRVDQASLQAAA, from the coding sequence ATGACTAAATTATCTAAACGCGTAAAAGCAATTCAATCTAAAGTTGATCGCAATAAGTTCTATTCATTAGACGACGCATTGAACCTCGTTAAAGAGTGTGCAACTGCTAAGTTTGATGAGTCTATCGACGTTGCTGTTCAGTTGGGTATTGATGCTAAGAAATCTGACCAAGTTGTGCGTGGCGCAGTGGTGCTCCCAGCTGGTACAGGTAAGCATGTTCGTGTAGCAGTTTTTGCACAAGGCGAGAAGGCTGAACAAGCTAAAGCTGCTGGTGCAGAAATCGTTGGCATGGAAGATCTTGCTGAACAAATTAAAGGCGGCAAAATTGATTTCGATATTTTGATCGCATCTCCAGACACAATGAAAATTGTTGGTACTTTAGGTCAAGTATTGGGCCCACGTGGTTTGATGCCGAATCCAAAAGTTGGAACAGTTACTCCTGACGTTGCTACTGCAGTTAAAAATGCAAAAGCTGGTCAAGTTCAGTTCCGTGTGGACAAAGCCGGCATCGTGCACGCAAGCATTGGCCGTCGTTCATTCGAACCAACTGCATTGAAATCTAACTTGCTCGCATTGCTCGAGGCTTTGAATAAAGCGAAGCCACCTGCATCAAAGGGTATTTATTTAAAGAAGGTTGCCGTAAGCAGCACCATGGGTGCAGGCGTGCGCGTAGACCAAGCATCGTTACAGGCCGCAGCTTAA
- the rpsL gene encoding 30S ribosomal protein S12 has translation MPTINQLIRKPRSRLIVKSKSPALENSPQRRGVCTRVYTTTPKKPNSALRKVAKVRLTNGFEVISYIGGEGHNLQEHSVVLIRGGRVKDLPGVRYHIVRGSLDLQGVKDRKQSRSKYGAKRAKKSA, from the coding sequence ATGCCAACAATTAATCAATTAATACGCAAGCCAAGATCCAGGCTTATCGTTAAAAGCAAGAGCCCTGCACTGGAAAACAGTCCGCAGCGCCGTGGTGTTTGTACACGTGTGTACACCACTACTCCTAAAAAGCCTAACTCTGCGCTTCGTAAAGTAGCCAAAGTTCGCTTAACCAATGGTTTTGAAGTTATTTCATACATTGGCGGTGAAGGCCATAACCTCCAGGAACACTCAGTAGTATTAATCCGCGGTGGTCGTGTAAAGGATTTGCCAGGTGTTCGTTACCACATCGTTCGTGGCTCACTTGACTTGCAAGGTGTTAAAGACCGTAAGCAATCACGTTCCAAGTACGGTGCTAAGCGCGCCAAGAAATCTGCTTAA
- the rpsG gene encoding 30S ribosomal protein S7, with protein sequence MPRRREVPKREILPDPKFGNVEVAKFMNVLMLDGKKSVAERIVYGAFDHIEKKANKEPLEVFSTAMGNVKPMVEVKSRRVGGANYQVPVEVRPSRRSALAMRWVREAAKKRGEKSMAQRLANELLEAAEGRGGAMKKREEVHRMAEANKAFSHFRF encoded by the coding sequence ATGCCACGTCGTCGTGAAGTTCCCAAACGGGAAATTTTGCCGGATCCAAAATTCGGTAATGTAGAAGTAGCTAAATTTATGAACGTCCTCATGTTGGACGGCAAGAAATCGGTTGCAGAGCGTATCGTTTACGGTGCCTTTGATCACATCGAGAAAAAAGCAAACAAAGAACCACTCGAAGTTTTCTCAACAGCTATGGGCAACGTTAAGCCAATGGTTGAAGTGAAGAGCCGTCGTGTTGGTGGTGCTAACTATCAGGTTCCTGTTGAAGTTCGCCCATCACGCCGTTCAGCTTTGGCAATGCGCTGGGTGCGCGAAGCCGCTAAAAAGCGCGGTGAGAAATCTATGGCTCAACGTTTGGCCAATGAATTATTAGAAGCTGCAGAAGGTCGCGGCGGAGCAATGAAGAAGCGTGAAGAAGTTCACCGTATGGCAGAAGCTAACAAAGCTTTCTCACATTTCCGCTTCTAA
- the rplK gene encoding 50S ribosomal protein L11, whose protein sequence is MAKKIIGFIKLQIPAGKANPSPPVGPALGQRGLNIMEFCKAFNAQTQSMEPGLPIPVVITAFADKSFTFIMKTPPATIMIKKAAKIEKGSPRPHTDKVGKITRAQAEEIAKAKMPDLTAADMDAAVRTIAGSARSMGITVEGL, encoded by the coding sequence ATGGCAAAGAAGATTATTGGCTTTATTAAGCTGCAGATCCCTGCAGGTAAAGCAAATCCATCACCACCCGTAGGTCCAGCATTGGGTCAACGCGGTCTTAACATTATGGAATTCTGTAAGGCGTTTAATGCTCAAACTCAGAGCATGGAACCTGGCCTGCCAATTCCAGTCGTGATTACAGCGTTCGCTGATAAGAGCTTCACATTCATCATGAAGACTCCTCCAGCAACCATCATGATTAAGAAGGCTGCGAAGATCGAAAAAGGATCACCACGTCCCCATACCGATAAGGTAGGAAAAATTACACGTGCTCAAGCGGAAGAAATCGCTAAAGCAAAAATGCCAGATTTGACAGCGGCCGATATGGATGCAGCCGTTCGCACAATCGCTGGTAGCGCCCGTTCCATGGGCATCACTGTGGAAGGTCTCTAA
- the rpoB gene encoding DNA-directed RNA polymerase subunit beta, whose amino-acid sequence MNYSFTERKRVRKSFAKRVNNHQVPYLIATQLESYAKFLQADKPAMSRLTEGLQAAFTSAFPIVSNNGYARMEYVSYQLSQPPFDVKECQQRGYTYHSALRAKVRLIIYDREAPTKVKEVKESEVYMGEIPLMTENGSFVINGTERVIVSQLHRSPGVFFEHDKGKTHSSGKLLFSARIIPYRGSWLDFEFDPKDILYFRVDRRRKMPVTILLKAIGLNNEQILANFFNFDHFALTANGGSMEFVPERLRGQLASFDVLDKNGVVVIQKDKRINAKHIRELEAAKTKTIAVPDDYLIGRVVARNIVDPDSGEILAYANDEITEELLATLRDAGIKQLETIYTNDLDSGAYISQTLRTDETADQMAARIAIYRMMRPGEPPTEDAVEALFQRLFYSEDTYDLSRVGRMKVNSRLNRPEMEGPMVLSNEDILDTIKSLVDLRNGKGEVDDIDHLGNRRVRCVGELAENQFRAGLSRVERAVKERLGQAETENLMPHDLINSKPISSAIREFFGSSQLSQFMDQTNPLSEITHKRRISALGPGGLTRERAGFEVRDVHPTHYGRVCPIETPEGPNIGLINSLALFARLNEHGFLETPYRKVSNSKVSDEVVYLSAIEEAKYVIAQANATIDKSGKLADELVSARQAGETMMVSPERIDFIDVAPSQIVSAAASLVPFLEHDDANRALMGANMQRQAVPCLRPDKPLVGTGLERIVAVDSGTVVLAARGGNVDYVDANRVVIRVNDDETAAGEVGVDIYNLIKYTRSNQNTNINQRPIVKVGDRVARGDVVADGASTDLGELALGQNMTVAFMPWNGYNFEDSILISEKVVADDRYTSIHIEELSVVARDTKLGSEEITRDISNLAESQLSRLDESGIVYIGAEVEAGDVLVGKVTPKGETTLTPEEKLLRAIFGEKASDVKDTSLRVPSGMIGTVIDVQVFTREGIERDARAQSIIQEELQRYRLDLNDQLRIVEGDAFMRLEKMLIGKVANGGPKKLAKGTKIDKEYLADLDKYHWFDIRPADDEVASQVEAIKSSIEAKRKQFDEAFEEKRTKLTQGDDLQPGVTKMVKVYLAVKRRLQPGDKMAGRHGNKGVVSKIAPAEDMPFMADGRPVDIVLNPLGVPSRMNVGQILETHLGWAAQGIGKRIDEMVRQQAKQAELRKFFKQLYNETGRQEDIDNFTDEQINVLAENLRQGLPFATPVFDGATEAEIGRMLELAYPEDVAASLQMTPSRQQMVLFDGRTGDQFERPVTVGVMHVLKLHHLVDDKMHARSTGPYSLVTQQPLGGKAQFGGQRFGEMEVWALEAYGASYVLQEMLTVKSDDVAGRTKVYENIVKGEHTIDAGMPESFNVLVKEIRSLGIDIDMERN is encoded by the coding sequence ATGAACTATAGCTTCACCGAACGCAAGCGAGTCCGTAAAAGCTTTGCTAAGCGAGTAAACAACCACCAGGTTCCGTACCTGATCGCAACGCAGCTGGAATCCTACGCTAAATTTTTACAGGCTGATAAGCCGGCAATGTCTCGTCTTACTGAGGGACTTCAAGCTGCCTTTACATCAGCATTCCCAATTGTGTCTAACAACGGCTATGCACGTATGGAATACGTGTCTTACCAGTTATCACAACCACCATTTGACGTTAAAGAATGTCAACAACGTGGTTACACATACCACTCCGCCTTACGCGCAAAAGTTCGCTTGATTATTTATGATCGCGAAGCGCCTACTAAGGTTAAAGAGGTAAAAGAGAGCGAAGTCTACATGGGTGAAATTCCACTCATGACAGAAAACGGCTCTTTTGTGATCAATGGTACTGAGCGCGTGATCGTTTCTCAGTTGCACCGTTCCCCAGGCGTGTTCTTCGAACACGATAAGGGCAAGACACACAGCTCAGGCAAGTTGCTGTTCTCAGCACGCATCATTCCTTACCGTGGTTCATGGCTTGATTTCGAGTTTGATCCAAAAGATATTCTCTATTTCCGCGTTGACCGTCGTCGTAAGATGCCTGTGACCATTTTGCTCAAAGCAATTGGTTTAAACAACGAACAGATTCTTGCGAACTTCTTTAACTTTGACCATTTCGCATTGACTGCTAACGGCGGTTCAATGGAATTTGTGCCAGAGCGTTTGCGTGGTCAGTTGGCTAGCTTTGATGTGCTCGACAAGAATGGCGTTGTAGTCATTCAAAAAGACAAGCGTATCAATGCAAAGCATATCCGCGAACTCGAAGCTGCAAAAACAAAAACAATCGCTGTACCAGATGACTATTTAATTGGTCGCGTAGTTGCACGCAATATTGTTGATCCAGACTCTGGTGAAATTTTGGCGTACGCTAACGATGAAATCACTGAAGAGTTGTTGGCGACATTGCGCGATGCAGGTATCAAGCAACTAGAAACCATCTATACCAATGATTTGGATTCTGGTGCGTACATTTCTCAGACATTGCGTACTGACGAAACTGCGGATCAAATGGCTGCTCGTATCGCCATCTACCGCATGATGCGTCCTGGTGAGCCTCCAACAGAAGATGCTGTTGAGGCCTTGTTCCAGCGCTTGTTCTACAGTGAAGATACTTACGATTTGTCACGTGTTGGCCGTATGAAGGTCAACAGCCGTTTGAACCGTCCAGAAATGGAAGGCCCAATGGTTCTGTCAAACGAAGATATTCTCGACACTATTAAATCTCTCGTAGATTTGCGTAACGGCAAAGGCGAAGTAGACGATATCGATCACTTAGGTAATCGTCGTGTACGTTGCGTTGGCGAATTGGCTGAAAACCAATTCCGCGCTGGTTTGTCACGTGTTGAGCGTGCGGTTAAAGAACGTCTCGGCCAAGCCGAAACAGAAAACCTCATGCCGCATGACTTGATTAACAGCAAGCCAATCTCTTCTGCTATTCGTGAGTTCTTCGGCTCTTCACAGTTGTCCCAGTTTATGGACCAAACCAACCCACTTTCAGAGATCACGCACAAGCGTCGTATTTCTGCATTGGGACCTGGTGGTTTAACACGCGAGCGTGCAGGCTTCGAAGTGCGCGACGTGCATCCAACCCACTATGGACGTGTTTGCCCAATCGAAACTCCAGAAGGACCAAACATTGGTTTGATCAACTCACTCGCGTTATTTGCGCGTTTGAATGAGCATGGGTTCCTTGAGACTCCATACCGCAAAGTTTCCAACAGCAAGGTAAGCGATGAAGTGGTTTACCTCTCTGCGATTGAAGAAGCTAAGTATGTGATTGCTCAGGCAAACGCAACGATCGACAAGAGCGGTAAGTTGGCCGATGAATTGGTTTCAGCTCGTCAAGCCGGTGAGACTATGATGGTTAGCCCAGAGCGCATCGATTTCATCGACGTTGCTCCTAGCCAGATCGTTTCTGCTGCTGCTTCACTCGTTCCATTCCTAGAGCACGATGATGCGAACCGTGCGTTGATGGGTGCGAACATGCAGCGTCAAGCAGTTCCTTGCTTGCGTCCAGATAAGCCATTGGTTGGTACAGGTTTAGAGCGTATTGTTGCAGTTGACTCCGGCACTGTTGTATTAGCAGCGCGTGGCGGTAACGTTGATTACGTTGATGCGAATCGTGTTGTGATTCGTGTGAACGATGATGAAACTGCAGCTGGTGAAGTTGGTGTGGATATTTACAACCTCATCAAGTACACCCGTTCAAACCAAAATACCAACATCAACCAACGACCAATCGTAAAGGTTGGCGATCGTGTAGCCCGCGGCGACGTAGTTGCTGACGGTGCATCTACCGATTTAGGTGAATTGGCTTTGGGTCAAAACATGACTGTGGCATTTATGCCATGGAACGGTTACAACTTCGAAGATTCAATCTTGATCTCTGAAAAAGTTGTTGCTGATGACCGCTACACCTCTATTCATATTGAAGAGTTGTCAGTGGTTGCTCGTGACACCAAGCTAGGTTCAGAAGAAATTACACGCGATATCTCCAATTTGGCAGAGTCACAACTCTCCCGTTTGGATGAGAGCGGTATTGTTTATATCGGTGCTGAAGTAGAAGCTGGCGACGTATTGGTTGGTAAGGTAACTCCAAAGGGCGAGACTACTCTCACTCCTGAAGAGAAGCTCCTCCGTGCGATCTTCGGTGAAAAGGCGTCTGATGTTAAAGATACTTCTTTGCGCGTTCCATCAGGAATGATCGGCACTGTTATTGATGTTCAAGTCTTCACCCGTGAAGGCATTGAGCGCGATGCACGTGCGCAGTCGATCATTCAAGAAGAATTGCAACGCTATCGTTTGGACTTAAACGACCAGTTGCGTATTGTTGAGGGCGATGCCTTCATGCGTTTAGAAAAGATGTTGATTGGCAAAGTTGCCAACGGCGGTCCTAAGAAATTAGCTAAAGGCACCAAGATCGACAAGGAATACCTTGCTGATTTGGACAAATACCATTGGTTCGATATTCGTCCGGCAGATGACGAAGTTGCTTCACAAGTTGAGGCAATCAAATCTTCTATTGAAGCGAAGCGTAAACAGTTTGACGAAGCTTTTGAAGAAAAGCGCACCAAGCTTACCCAAGGCGATGATTTGCAGCCTGGTGTAACGAAGATGGTTAAGGTGTACTTGGCCGTTAAGCGTCGCTTACAGCCTGGTGACAAGATGGCTGGTCGTCACGGTAACAAGGGTGTGGTTTCTAAAATCGCTCCTGCGGAAGACATGCCATTTATGGCTGACGGACGCCCTGTAGACATCGTCTTGAACCCACTAGGCGTTCCTTCTCGTATGAACGTTGGTCAGATCTTGGAAACCCACTTAGGTTGGGCTGCTCAAGGTATTGGCAAACGTATCGATGAAATGGTTCGTCAACAAGCTAAGCAAGCTGAACTGCGTAAGTTCTTCAAGCAGCTTTATAACGAAACTGGTCGTCAAGAAGACATCGACAATTTCACTGATGAGCAAATCAATGTGTTGGCTGAGAATCTCCGCCAAGGCTTGCCATTTGCAACGCCAGTGTTTGACGGTGCTACTGAGGCTGAAATCGGTCGCATGCTCGAGTTGGCATACCCAGAAGATGTTGCTGCATCCTTGCAGATGACGCCTTCACGCCAGCAAATGGTTCTGTTTGATGGTCGTACTGGTGATCAGTTCGAGCGTCCTGTAACCGTTGGCGTAATGCACGTCTTGAAACTCCACCACTTGGTTGATGACAAGATGCATGCTCGTTCAACTGGACCTTACTCTTTGGTAACGCAACAGCCATTGGGCGGTAAAGCTCAGTTCGGTGGTCAGCGCTTTGGTGAGATGGAAGTCTGGGCCCTCGAAGCATACGGTGCTTCATATGTCTTGCAGGAAATGCTGACAGTGAAGTCCGATGACGTCGCAGGCCGTACCAAGGTTTACGAAAACATCGTCAAGGGCGAGCACACGATTGATGCTGGCATGCCCGAATCCTTCAACGTGCTGGTAAAAGAAATCCGTTCGTTGGGTATTGACATTGACATGGAGCGCAACTGA
- the rplL gene encoding 50S ribosomal protein L7/L12, which translates to MAITKEEIIEAVGSMSVMDLNDLVKAFEEKFGVSAAAMAVAGPAGGGAAAGGGEEQTEFTVNLLEAGANKVSVIKAVREITGLGLKEAKDLVDGAPKPIKEGVDKKTAEEAKKKLEEAGAKAELK; encoded by the coding sequence ATGGCGATTACTAAAGAAGAAATCATTGAAGCAGTAGGTAGCATGTCCGTTATGGATTTGAACGACTTGGTTAAAGCGTTCGAAGAGAAGTTTGGCGTATCAGCTGCAGCTATGGCTGTTGCTGGTCCTGCAGGCGGTGGCGCTGCAGCTGGTGGTGGCGAAGAGCAAACAGAATTTACTGTTAACTTGCTCGAAGCTGGCGCAAACAAGGTTTCAGTAATTAAGGCAGTTCGCGAAATTACTGGTCTTGGCTTGAAAGAAGCTAAGGACTTGGTTGACGGTGCACCGAAGCCAATCAAAGAAGGCGTTGACAAGAAAACTGCTGAAGAAGCTAAGAAGAAGCTTGAAGAAGCTGGCGCTAAAGCAGAACTCAAGTAA
- the rpoC gene encoding DNA-directed RNA polymerase subunit beta' has protein sequence MKALLDLFKQTQGEEQFDVIKIGLASPEKIRSWSFGEVRKPETINYRTFKPERDGLFCAKIFGPTKDYECLCGKYKRLKFRGVICEKCGVEVTLAKVRRERMGHIELAAPVAHIWFLKSLPSRLGMVLDMTLRDIERVLYFEAYVVVDPGMTPEGAMKRGQIMSEDEYIAKTEEYGDGAFTAIMGAEGIRDLLRSIDIDREVETIRADLKATGSDAKIKKYAKRLKVLEAFQTSGIKPDWMIMEVLPVLPPELRPLVPLDGGRFATSDLNDLYRRVINRNNRLKRLLELRAPEIIVRNEKRMLQEAVDSLLDNGRRGKAMTGANKRPLKSLAEMIKGKSGRFRQNLLGKRVDYSGRSVIVVGPTLKLHQCGLPKLMALELFKPFIFNKLETLGIATTIKAAKKEVESQTPIVWDILEEVIREHPIMLNRAPTLHRLGIQAFEPMLIEGKAIQLHPLVCAAFNADFDGDQMAVHVPLSLEAQMEARTLMLASNNVLFPANGEPSIVPSQDVVLGLYYATRDKINGKGEGMVFANITEVVRAYEAGQVELASRVAVRITEYEIVDKKAEGDARFAEKTKIYQTSVGRAILSEILPKGMSFEEINKPLKKKEISRLINTSFRKCGLRETVIFADRLLQSGFRLATNAGISVAIDDMLIPTSKERIITDASAKVKEYDKQFMSGLVTNQERYNNVVDIWGAAGDQVGKAMMDELSHVDVLDRNGKTVRQESFNSIYMMADSGARGSAAQIRQLAGMRGLMAKPDGSIIETPITANFREGLNVLQYFISTHGARKGLADTALKTANSGYLTRRLCDVTQDLVVIEEDCGATSGVTMKALVEGGEIIEALRDRILGRVCIGDIVHPDTQEVIVPNDTLLDEDHVDQIVALGIDEVKVRTVLSCLTRFGLCAKCYGRDLGRGGLVNVGEAVGVIAAQSIGEPGTQLTMRTFHIGGAASRALVASNIEAKSNGSLKFSGTMRVVKNAKGEQIVISRSGEALIVDENGRERERHKVPYGATLLLKEDAAVKAGASLATWDPLTRPIISEYAGIARFDNVEEGVTVAKQVDEVTGLSTLVVIDGKRRSAASKGVRPMINLVDDKGNEVMIAGTDHPVNIGLQVGALITVKDGQKVEVGEVLARIPIESQKTRDITGGLPRVAELFEARSPKDAAVLAKVTGTVSFGKETKGKQRLVITDMDGEANEFLIPKEKQVLVHDGQVVNKGEMIVEGPADPHDILTLKGIEELAIYIVDEVQDVYRLQGVKINDKHIEVIVRQMLRRVQVTDPGDTSFITGEQVERSKLYDANDAVIAQGKHPAQFDNVLLGITKASLSTDSFISAASFQETTRVLTEAAIMGKTDTLRGLKENVIIGRLIPAGTGLSYRRARKVREQFERDRAQMIAAEEEAMANMPVEIEAEVVAPTGEADPS, from the coding sequence ATGAAAGCATTGCTCGATTTATTTAAGCAAACGCAGGGCGAAGAGCAGTTTGATGTCATCAAAATTGGTCTCGCATCTCCTGAGAAAATTCGCTCATGGTCTTTTGGTGAAGTACGCAAACCAGAAACCATCAACTACCGGACTTTTAAGCCCGAGCGTGATGGCTTGTTTTGTGCCAAGATTTTTGGACCAACTAAAGACTACGAGTGCTTATGCGGTAAGTACAAGCGCTTAAAGTTCCGTGGCGTTATCTGCGAGAAGTGCGGCGTTGAAGTTACTCTCGCTAAGGTACGTCGTGAGCGCATGGGCCACATTGAGTTGGCAGCCCCTGTAGCGCACATCTGGTTCTTGAAGTCCTTGCCATCCCGTTTGGGCATGGTTCTCGATATGACATTGCGTGATATCGAGCGCGTACTCTACTTTGAAGCATATGTAGTTGTTGATCCTGGCATGACTCCTGAAGGCGCAATGAAGCGTGGTCAGATCATGTCTGAAGATGAATACATTGCCAAGACTGAAGAGTATGGTGACGGTGCATTCACTGCAATCATGGGCGCGGAAGGTATTCGTGATCTCTTGCGTTCGATTGACATTGATCGCGAAGTAGAGACTATTCGCGCTGATTTGAAAGCTACTGGTAGCGATGCCAAGATCAAGAAATACGCTAAGCGCTTAAAAGTGCTCGAGGCGTTCCAGACTTCAGGTATTAAGCCTGACTGGATGATCATGGAAGTATTGCCAGTATTGCCACCTGAATTGCGCCCATTGGTGCCTTTGGATGGCGGTCGCTTTGCTACCTCCGATTTGAACGACCTCTATCGTCGTGTGATCAACCGTAACAACCGTTTGAAGCGTTTGTTAGAGTTGCGTGCACCAGAGATCATTGTTCGTAACGAAAAACGCATGTTGCAAGAAGCGGTTGACTCATTGCTCGACAACGGTCGTCGCGGTAAGGCTATGACTGGCGCTAATAAGCGTCCTCTCAAGTCCTTGGCTGAGATGATTAAAGGTAAGAGCGGTCGTTTCCGTCAAAACTTGCTGGGTAAACGCGTTGACTACTCTGGTCGTTCAGTCATCGTGGTTGGCCCTACATTGAAATTGCATCAGTGCGGCTTACCAAAATTGATGGCCTTGGAATTGTTCAAGCCATTCATTTTCAACAAGCTTGAAACTTTGGGAATTGCAACCACTATCAAGGCTGCGAAGAAAGAAGTTGAAAGTCAGACTCCAATCGTTTGGGACATTCTCGAAGAAGTAATTCGTGAACATCCAATCATGTTGAACCGTGCTCCTACATTGCACCGTCTCGGTATTCAGGCTTTCGAGCCAATGCTGATTGAAGGTAAAGCAATCCAATTGCACCCATTAGTCTGCGCGGCATTTAACGCTGACTTTGACGGTGACCAAATGGCGGTTCACGTTCCTTTGTCGCTCGAAGCGCAAATGGAAGCACGTACATTGATGTTGGCTTCGAACAACGTATTGTTCCCAGCTAACGGCGAGCCATCTATTGTCCCTTCACAGGACGTGGTGTTGGGTCTGTACTACGCTACACGTGACAAGATCAACGGTAAGGGCGAAGGCATGGTTTTCGCCAACATTACTGAAGTAGTGCGTGCATACGAAGCAGGTCAAGTTGAATTGGCCTCTCGTGTTGCTGTGCGTATTACTGAGTATGAGATTGTGGACAAGAAGGCAGAAGGCGATGCGCGTTTTGCTGAGAAAACCAAGATCTATCAAACATCAGTTGGCCGTGCAATCTTGTCTGAGATTTTGCCTAAAGGCATGTCTTTCGAGGAAATTAACAAGCCTTTGAAGAAAAAAGAAATCTCACGTTTGATCAACACATCATTCCGTAAGTGCGGTTTGCGTGAAACAGTGATTTTTGCTGATCGTCTATTGCAGTCTGGTTTCCGTTTGGCAACTAATGCTGGTATCTCTGTTGCGATCGACGATATGTTGATCCCAACATCCAAAGAACGCATCATTACTGATGCTTCTGCCAAGGTTAAGGAGTATGACAAGCAGTTCATGTCAGGTCTCGTAACCAATCAAGAGCGTTATAACAACGTGGTTGATATTTGGGGTGCCGCAGGTGACCAAGTTGGTAAGGCAATGATGGATGAGTTGTCACACGTTGACGTGCTCGACCGTAATGGCAAAACTGTGCGTCAAGAATCCTTTAACTCCATCTACATGATGGCGGATTCTGGTGCCCGCGGATCTGCAGCGCAGATTCGTCAGTTGGCTGGTATGCGTGGTTTGATGGCTAAGCCTGATGGCTCCATTATTGAGACCCCAATTACTGCGAACTTCCGTGAAGGTTTGAACGTGTTGCAGTACTTCATCTCAACCCACGGTGCTCGTAAAGGTCTAGCCGATACAGCGTTGAAGACAGCGAACTCTGGTTACTTGACACGTCGTTTATGTGACGTAACTCAGGATCTCGTGGTTATCGAAGAAGATTGCGGCGCAACTTCTGGCGTAACGATGAAGGCGCTTGTTGAAGGCGGCGAAATTATCGAAGCATTGCGCGATCGTATTTTGGGTCGTGTATGTATCGGCGACATCGTTCACCCTGACACACAAGAAGTTATCGTTCCTAACGACACATTGCTCGATGAAGATCATGTTGATCAAATCGTTGCATTGGGTATCGACGAAGTTAAAGTTCGCACAGTATTGTCTTGTTTAACTCGCTTTGGTTTGTGCGCTAAGTGCTACGGACGTGATCTAGGTCGCGGTGGTTTGGTGAACGTTGGTGAAGCAGTAGGCGTTATCGCTGCTCAGTCTATCGGTGAGCCAGGCACACAGTTGACTATGCGTACCTTCCACATTGGTGGCGCAGCTTCACGTGCGTTGGTTGCAAGCAATATCGAAGCTAAATCAAACGGCTCTTTGAAGTTCTCTGGAACGATGCGCGTTGTTAAAAACGCAAAAGGTGAGCAGATCGTGATTTCACGTTCTGGCGAAGCCTTGATCGTTGACGAGAATGGTCGCGAGCGTGAGCGTCATAAAGTGCCTTACGGTGCAACTCTCTTGTTGAAAGAAGATGCAGCAGTGAAGGCCGGCGCAAGCTTGGCGACATGGGATCCATTAACACGTCCGATTATCTCTGAGTACGCTGGTATCGCTCGTTTCGATAACGTCGAAGAGGGTGTAACTGTTGCTAAGCAGGTTGACGAAGTTACCGGTCTTTCCACTTTGGTGGTTATTGACGGTAAGCGTCGCTCTGCAGCAAGCAAAGGCGTTCGCCCAATGATCAACTTGGTTGATGACAAGGGCAACGAAGTCATGATCGCCGGCACTGATCATCCAGTAAACATTGGCCTCCAAGTAGGCGCTTTGATTACCGTTAAGGATGGCCAAAAGGTTGAAGTTGGTGAAGTATTGGCGCGTATTCCAATCGAATCACAGAAGACTCGTGACATTACCGGTGGTTTGCCTCGCGTTGCAGAATTGTTCGAAGCACGTTCACCAAAAGACGCAGCAGTCTTGGCGAAAGTTACTGGAACAGTTTCATTCGGTAAAGAAACCAAAGGTAAACAGCGTTTGGTGATTACCGATATGGACGGCGAAGCAAATGAATTCTTGATTCCTAAAGAGAAGCAAGTTCTCGTTCATGACGGTCAAGTTGTGAACAAGGGCGAGATGATTGTGGAAGGCCCTGCTGATCCACATGACATCTTGACTCTCAAAGGCATCGAAGAGTTGGCTATCTACATTGTTGACGAAGTTCAGGACGTTTATCGTCTCCAGGGTGTGAAGATTAATGACAAGCACATTGAGGTTATCGTGCGTCAGATGTTGCGTCGTGTTCAGGTAACTGATCCAGGCGATACATCATTCATCACTGGTGAGCAGGTTGAGCGTTCTAAGTTGTATGACGCAAACGATGCTGTGATTGCCCAAGGTAAGCACCCAGCTCAGTTCGATAACGTGTTGCTTGGTATTACTAAGGCATCCTTGTCGACCGATAGCTTCATTTCAGCGGCTTCTTTCCAAGAAACCACCCGTGTATTGACCGAAGCCGCAATTATGGGCAAAACCGATACACTCCGTGGCCTCAAGGAAAACGTCATTATTGGTCGTCTGATCCCAGCTGGTACCGGCTTGTCTTACCGCCGTGCACGCAAGGTCAGAGAGCAATTCGAGCGTGATCGCGCTCAAATGATTGCCGCCGAAGAGGAAGCAATGGCCAATATGCCTGTAGAAATAGAGGCTGAAGTCGTTGCTCCTACTGGGGAGGCTGATCCAAGCTAA